One Bacteroidia bacterium genomic region harbors:
- the obgE gene encoding GTPase ObgE, translated as MSNFVDYVKIICRSGKGGPGAVSMRREKYVPKGGPDGGNGGKGGDVYLEADAQMWTLLDFRYQKHFFAGNGEPGQGALKTGKNGKDVILKVPVGTVAKNAQTGEVLCELTQDKQRVLLLEGGRGGMGNAFFKSPTRQTPRFAQPGEEGKEMEIILELKLLADVGLVGYPNAGKSTLLSVMTAAKPKIADYPFTTLVPNLGIVKYREIGSYVMADIPGIIEGAAEGKGLGLRFLRHIERNSILLFMVSVENENIAQGYQVLLHELEKYNPQLLSKKRLLAVTKIDILPQDELEQRKKTVPKEIEVLFISSIARIGLNELNDKIWQYLQR; from the coding sequence ATGTCTAACTTTGTAGATTACGTAAAGATAATATGCCGCTCGGGCAAAGGGGGTCCTGGTGCGGTTTCTATGCGTAGAGAGAAGTATGTACCCAAAGGTGGACCTGATGGCGGTAATGGGGGCAAAGGTGGAGACGTCTATCTTGAAGCAGATGCCCAAATGTGGACACTTTTAGATTTTAGATACCAAAAGCACTTTTTTGCGGGAAATGGCGAACCAGGTCAAGGCGCACTTAAAACAGGTAAAAATGGCAAAGATGTGATTCTTAAAGTACCTGTGGGCACAGTGGCTAAAAACGCTCAAACAGGTGAGGTACTTTGTGAGCTAACCCAAGATAAACAAAGAGTTTTACTTTTAGAAGGTGGGCGCGGTGGAATGGGTAACGCGTTTTTTAAGAGTCCTACTCGCCAAACACCGCGTTTTGCACAGCCTGGCGAAGAAGGCAAAGAAATGGAAATTATTTTAGAACTTAAACTTTTAGCGGATGTCGGTTTAGTAGGCTACCCAAATGCAGGCAAATCCACTTTACTTTCTGTAATGACTGCAGCTAAACCTAAAATAGCAGATTATCCCTTCACTACCCTAGTACCTAACTTGGGGATTGTCAAATATAGAGAAATAGGTTCTTATGTAATGGCAGATATACCTGGTATTATAGAAGGTGCCGCAGAAGGTAAAGGTCTAGGGCTTCGGTTTTTACGGCATATTGAGCGAAACTCTATTCTACTTTTTATGGTATCCGTAGAAAATGAAAATATCGCACAAGGTTATCAAGTATTGCTACATGAATTAGAAAAATACAATCCTCAATTGCTGTCTAAAAAACGCCTACTTGCTGTAACAAAAATAGATATCTTACCTCAAGACGAATTAGAGCAGCGCAAAAAAACTGTTCCCAAAGAAATTGAAGTACTCTTTATATCTTCCATAGCCCGAATAGGCTTAAATGAACTAAATGATAAAATATGGCAGTACCTACAAAGGTAG
- a CDS encoding response regulator, producing the protein MDKHSHTLSFFVVEDNETYIMMLDHQIRKFISDYHLTPFKTGEECLKNLHLNPDFIILDYYLPGMNGIETLKKIHEKYPDMPVIMWSGQEDIHVAIECFEQGAYSYVVKDRNGISKIGKTIGYIQDKVRLRKENDILRERLKKKQRIIYGLFGLSLVLLITLIAISV; encoded by the coding sequence ATGGATAAACATTCCCACACACTAAGCTTTTTCGTAGTAGAAGACAATGAAACCTACATTATGATGCTAGACCACCAAATTAGGAAGTTTATATCAGATTATCACTTGACCCCTTTCAAAACAGGCGAAGAGTGTCTTAAAAACCTTCACTTAAACCCTGACTTTATTATATTAGACTACTACTTGCCGGGCATGAATGGAATTGAAACCCTTAAAAAAATTCATGAAAAATATCCTGATATGCCTGTAATTATGTGGTCAGGGCAGGAAGATATACATGTAGCCATAGAATGCTTTGAGCAAGGTGCTTACTCTTATGTAGTCAAAGATAGAAACGGTATTTCTAAAATCGGTAAAACTATTGGATACATACAAGATAAAGTCCGCCTGCGCAAAGAAAATGACATTTTAAGAGAAAGACTTAAAAAAAAGCAGCGTATTATCTATGGCTTATTTGGTTTATCACTAGTATTGCTAATTACTTTGATAGCCATTTCTGTATAA
- a CDS encoding dihydroorotate dehydrogenase: MANLSVSFAGVSFQNPIVLASGIMGITGSALLRVARIGVGGVTTKSIWLTAHEGHKNPVMIGTEHYFINAVGVPDAGIEKAKEELSFYKKQTNTPLIANVIASSEIDYGLITESITELKPDLIEVNISCPNIEDEFGKPLACSRIKAATVTKICKSKTHIPVIIKMSPNVEDYVSIAQACEDAGADGLCCFNTFGPGMVIDLESRRPILANKVGGVSGPGIKPLVLKMVNDIYKAVRIPIIGTGGVLTGKDALEMMMCGATLVGVGTMVYYYDLQGFKDMIDEMNKWLDAHNIQNIADIIGTLQR, translated from the coding sequence ATGGCAAATTTATCGGTAAGTTTTGCAGGAGTTTCATTTCAAAATCCAATTGTATTAGCTTCAGGTATAATGGGAATTACAGGTAGTGCTCTTTTACGAGTAGCGCGGATAGGGGTAGGGGGCGTTACAACTAAATCCATTTGGTTGACTGCACACGAAGGGCATAAAAACCCTGTTATGATAGGTACAGAACATTACTTTATCAATGCCGTAGGTGTTCCTGATGCAGGAATAGAAAAAGCCAAAGAAGAACTTTCTTTCTACAAAAAGCAAACTAATACCCCCTTAATTGCTAATGTAATTGCATCCTCTGAAATAGATTACGGTTTAATTACTGAATCTATCACTGAACTTAAACCCGACTTGATTGAAGTGAATATCTCTTGTCCTAATATTGAAGATGAGTTTGGAAAGCCTTTAGCTTGCTCTCGTATAAAAGCCGCAACGGTAACTAAAATATGCAAATCTAAAACTCACATTCCTGTCATAATCAAAATGTCGCCCAATGTGGAGGATTATGTCAGTATTGCCCAGGCTTGTGAAGATGCAGGTGCAGATGGATTATGCTGTTTCAATACTTTTGGACCAGGCATGGTCATTGATTTAGAAAGCCGCAGACCTATTTTAGCTAATAAAGTAGGGGGCGTTTCTGGACCTGGTATCAAGCCCCTTGTTTTGAAAATGGTAAATGATATTTACAAAGCTGTTCGTATCCCAATTATCGGTACAGGGGGAGTGCTAACAGGTAAAGATGCCTTAGAAATGATGATGTGCGGCGCTACGCTAGTCGGAGTAGGAACTATGGTGTATTACTATGACCTTCAAGGTTTTAAGGATATGATTGATGAAATGAACAAATGGTTGGATGCCCATAATATCCAAAATATAGCCGATATCATTGGTACTTTACAACGTTAA
- a CDS encoding GNAT family N-acetyltransferase encodes MQTEVVILENGKISFFDAFQMFRLRMEVFCAEQRCWYVDPDEHDFTATHILIYLIDENLPKKLVAYARIYKKDGQYVIGRVCTHLLFRRKGLGKKVMEIAIAQCPPKSVIYIQAQAYLKRFYENFGFVQQGSEIIWEDGIAHIPMIKIKT; translated from the coding sequence ATGCAAACAGAGGTTGTTATTTTAGAAAACGGAAAAATTTCTTTTTTTGATGCTTTTCAGATGTTTCGTTTGCGTATGGAAGTATTTTGTGCCGAGCAGCGCTGCTGGTACGTAGATCCTGACGAACACGATTTTACTGCAACCCACATTCTTATATATCTTATTGATGAAAATCTACCTAAAAAATTAGTAGCTTATGCGCGGATCTACAAAAAAGATGGGCAATACGTTATTGGCAGAGTATGCACGCATTTGCTGTTTAGAAGAAAAGGTTTAGGTAAAAAAGTAATGGAGATAGCCATAGCGCAGTGTCCACCTAAAAGTGTAATTTACATTCAAGCCCAAGCGTACCTAAAAAGGTTTTATGAGAACTTTGGCTTTGTTCAACAGGGTTCAGAAATTATTTGGGAAGATGGAATAGCCCATATTCCTATGATAAAAATAAAAACTTGA